Below is a window of Flavobacterium cyclinae DNA.
TTAAAAATTGACCAAAGCGTAGCCCATAATGGAATTTGTTTAACAGTAGTAAAAATTGATAATAAGAATTACACTGTAACTGCAATCAAAGAAACAATTGATAAAACTTCAATAGGAAATTGGAAAGCGGGTGATATCGTAAATTTAGAACGCGCCATGAAACTTGGAGACCGACTTGACGGACATATAGTTCAAGGACATGTTGATCAAACCGGAATTTGCACAGAAATTAGAGAAGCAAATGGAAGTTGGGTTTTTAGTTTTGAATATGACGCTTCTTTAAACAATATCACTATTGAAAAAGGTTCAATTACCATAAACGGAACAAGTTTAACTGTTGTAAACTCAGGATTAAACACTTTTAGTGTGGCAATTATCCCTTACACATACGAGCACACTAATTTTAATACGTTTAAAATTGGTACAACCGTTAATTTAGAATTTGATGTGATAGGTAAATATGTAAGTCGATTAAACGAATTAAGAAAATAAAAAAGGCTCTTATAAAGAGCCTTTTTTTATAGATAAATATTTATTAGATAAATAATAACCAAAGATAATTGCCATCACAAATAAAACAACAATTCCTCCATCAATAGGTAATCCTGGTGGCGGTGGCGGTGTTGGTGGTGGCGGAGCTGGGTCAGCGGCAAAAATGCCTTGAATACCAAATAGTACTACGAAAATTGTTAATAATTTATTCATAATCGTTCTTATAGGGGCAAAAGTATAAATTATACTTTATCTTTTACTAATTAAATAAATTTATTAATAATAAGTTAATATTATTAAATAATAAAATTAATGAAACACGAAAATATAAATATTTTTATACTTTACAAGTTTTTTTTTGAAAAAACTTAAAATTTTCTTAAATTAAGTGTTTTCATTCATTCAAAAAACATAGTGGTCCCACCTGGGCTCGAACCAGGGACCACCTGATTATGAGTCAGGTGCTCTAACCAACTGAGCTATAGGACCAGTATTGAGGATGCAATATTAAGACTATTTTTTATTGCACGCAAATCTTTTTTTAACTTTATCTAATTTCTTGGCAAAGCTCTATTAAAACGCCATTTGTGCCTTTTGGATGCAAGAAAGCCACTAATTTATTATCGGCTCCTTTCTTTGGAATTTCATTTAAAACAACAAACCCTTCTGCTTTTAATCGATTAATTTCGCTTATAATATCCTCCACATCAAAGGCAATATGATGAATACCTTCGCCCTTTTTATCTAAAAACTTAGCAATTGGACTTTCTGGATTTGTAGCTTCTAACAATTCTATTTTGTTTGGACCATTCATGAAAAATGAGGTTTTAACGCCTTCACTTACAACCTCTTCTTCTTTATAAGGGGGTTGCCCAAATAATTTTTCAAACAACAAATTAGATTCTTTCAGGTTTTTAACCGCAATGCCTATATGTTCAATTTTTCTCATAAATACTCTATTTTTCCTGAACAAAGGTAGAAAAAATCAACTATTAATATTTCAGAACTGCTTATCCTTCCAAAAGAAATTTTGCTTGATGCTTTTTTTTGTACTTTTGCAACATGGAAACAAACAGACAAAAAAAAATTGGAGCACTTTTACAAAACGACTTAGTTTCGATTTTACAAGGTGAAATCCGTAAAAATAATATCAATAATTTAGTGATTTCGGTTTCAAAAGTTAATGTAACCTCAGATTTATCTATCGCAAAAGTTCATTTGAGTATTTTCCCAACAGAAAAAGCCCCAGAAATACTAAATGCAATAAAAA
It encodes the following:
- a CDS encoding riboflavin synthase, translated to MFTGIIETLGIIKEIEKDQENLHVTVESDITHELKIDQSVAHNGICLTVVKIDNKNYTVTAIKETIDKTSIGNWKAGDIVNLERAMKLGDRLDGHIVQGHVDQTGICTEIREANGSWVFSFEYDASLNNITIEKGSITINGTSLTVVNSGLNTFSVAIIPYTYEHTNFNTFKIGTTVNLEFDVIGKYVSRLNELRK
- the mce gene encoding methylmalonyl-CoA epimerase, whose translation is MRKIEHIGIAVKNLKESNLLFEKLFGQPPYKEEEVVSEGVKTSFFMNGPNKIELLEATNPESPIAKFLDKKGEGIHHIAFDVEDIISEINRLKAEGFVVLNEIPKKGADNKLVAFLHPKGTNGVLIELCQEIR
- the rbfA gene encoding 30S ribosome-binding factor RbfA, which codes for METNRQKKIGALLQNDLVSILQGEIRKNNINNLVISVSKVNVTSDLSIAKVHLSIFPTEKAPEILNAIKSNTPLIKHDLAQRVKNQLRKVPNLIFYIDDSLDYIEKIDKALSGEENPIINRDLLDKRKKS